The Atribacterota bacterium genome has a window encoding:
- a CDS encoding tetratricopeptide repeat protein, with translation MDIQKFSKLSNLLILIFLILLFFIVPSSISVLAQNQSVEDLYFQGINLLENEKKYEEAVTVFQEILNIKPDYPEAHFQIGQIYRLTNQLEKARIYYQNAINLKSDYLSAYYNLGLTEYELEEYADAQQSLKESIRINPDFSDAHYTLGLTYLKTKKINLAIDSFNQALQLTPDDYHSYYGLGLSYKEILEFEKAIRSLNKTLEMKPDYGPAFHELGLIYKDLERHSEAISALERAAHYLPEEAAQIYFQIGIIHQKLNNTDQAIEAFEKAVEINKGLTDAYYYLGWLNNQKAKYEQAVDAYQKVIALNPDYTYVYYNLGWVYNEINQHLEAVGAFEKAIEQSPDDADAYYALGWTYGKIEEYENAKKAFQEAIRIDPDYVYAHYGLGITFLILEERNQALEEYKILKNLDQGIADQLFNQIYP, from the coding sequence ATGGATATTCAAAAATTTTCTAAATTATCAAATCTGTTAATACTAATTTTTTTGATACTACTATTCTTTATTGTTCCTTCCTCTATTTCTGTTCTGGCGCAAAACCAGTCTGTTGAAGATTTGTATTTTCAGGGAATCAATCTATTGGAAAATGAAAAAAAATATGAAGAAGCAGTTACTGTGTTTCAAGAAATACTGAATATCAAACCAGATTACCCGGAAGCTCATTTTCAAATAGGTCAGATATATCGCTTAACCAACCAGCTTGAAAAAGCAAGAATATATTATCAGAATGCTATTAATCTAAAATCTGACTATCTTTCAGCCTATTACAACCTGGGATTAACTGAGTATGAGTTGGAAGAATATGCCGATGCTCAGCAGTCATTAAAAGAATCAATTAGAATTAATCCTGATTTCTCAGATGCACATTACACTTTAGGCCTGACTTATTTAAAAACCAAAAAGATAAATCTTGCAATTGATTCTTTTAACCAGGCTTTACAGCTTACTCCTGATGATTACCATTCTTATTATGGTTTGGGACTTAGTTATAAAGAAATACTGGAATTTGAAAAAGCAATCCGGTCACTAAACAAAACATTGGAGATGAAACCAGATTATGGGCCGGCTTTTCATGAATTAGGTCTTATTTACAAAGATTTAGAACGTCATTCGGAAGCAATCAGTGCTCTGGAAAGGGCTGCCCACTATTTGCCGGAAGAAGCTGCTCAGATTTACTTTCAAATAGGTATTATTCATCAAAAGCTTAATAATACTGACCAGGCAATTGAGGCTTTCGAGAAGGCAGTAGAGATTAATAAAGGGCTAACTGATGCCTATTATTACCTGGGTTGGCTTAACAATCAAAAAGCAAAATACGAACAGGCAGTTGATGCTTATCAGAAAGTCATTGCCTTAAACCCGGATTATACATATGTTTATTATAATCTGGGATGGGTATATAATGAAATAAATCAGCACCTGGAAGCTGTTGGAGCATTCGAAAAAGCAATCGAGCAATCCCCTGATGATGCAGATGCATATTATGCATTGGGGTGGACTTACGGAAAAATTGAAGAATATGAAAATGCAAAGAAAGCATTTCAAGAGGCAATCCGGATCGATCCCGACTATGTTTATGCACATTATGGATTGGGCATAACCTTTTTAATTCTTGAAGAAAGAAACCAGGCATTAGAGGAATATAAGATATTAAAAAATCTTGACCAGGGAATTGCTGATCAGCTTTTTAACCAAATTTACCCATAA